A stretch of the Candidatus Jettenia sp. AMX2 genome encodes the following:
- a CDS encoding YdbH domain-containing protein, translated as MPLNLTRKAGLCLIIITGTVLVLLCVLYFFIPFLFEKKLFPRMAETVGFAGSSCEVRKFGLRGLDLAFLQLGEPENPFLSFDFVRFDYSLSGLLKKHINRVIISGVEIRAEYKNGSFSIPGLDMEHLFKGYAETTPENLENRNGSYQYTLPVTIGQVEVRNAAIIVISDDTSFRIPFGIKARPFSESGTVPPAGYDLHMWLHPHVKDLIPGLKVDSRIDIHSVLDLTMHETGMRLNLADLNIEYDGYRIQNSPGNIPLTIDITKKRDAVHVAFSRFCILSPFPLEFFMEPDTDFHIRFTQEGMDVQGEIFVHFNKELLDNSFYEGLQLQDSRAYPLRLKGEMKGDDWQFSLHMPRTNMPLQFHGLEETFSFYPRMISVRGKGTASEAKVDFALRISDVTYNTDEYHTGIKDFRIHGNSSINSSQYPITKAFIQLADAEFKTESLYAGKIDAIVPFQWPISQEIVETEYRLEKKRYCTIHTIRYYDMYAGTISSVPYQDGMGFRLIGHYRGLLPDFTIDFTAKAGISKKGDFITEVDFTSSELRRAIRFDLGRFSDQLAGMFFDGNLGINGNYTLTGSTTTSSASLTIHNSRIDVPENNMTLAGINLYLTIKDLWDFRSAPDQVLRFKRFTWGDIEINEGEVEFEFDSSSLFLRKSSFSWCGGHVHTHGLQIKSGKSEMDIILMCDRLVLAQLLRQFNLAYAEGEGAVNGRIPIRYQDGKILIQDGFLYSTPGKGGTIRFYEKVLSPGALIAQQSIQIQIAQEALKNFNYDWARLSLQSQNEDLLILMVIDGRPAGLLPFGFRKDRGLYKTEGIPRANFQGIRFNINFRLPLDAILYYGTGLSEFFY; from the coding sequence ATGCCGTTAAACCTTACCAGAAAAGCAGGTTTGTGTTTAATTATTATTACAGGCACTGTTCTTGTCCTCTTGTGCGTCCTGTATTTTTTTATTCCATTCTTATTTGAGAAAAAACTGTTCCCCCGCATGGCAGAAACGGTTGGGTTTGCCGGTTCCAGTTGCGAGGTACGCAAATTTGGCCTGAGAGGGCTTGATCTTGCCTTCCTGCAATTGGGAGAACCTGAAAATCCTTTCCTTTCCTTTGACTTTGTCCGGTTCGATTATTCCCTGTCCGGCCTGTTAAAAAAACACATAAACAGGGTCATAATCAGCGGCGTTGAAATCAGGGCTGAATATAAAAATGGCAGCTTCTCCATCCCCGGGCTGGATATGGAACACCTATTCAAAGGTTATGCGGAAACAACGCCGGAAAACCTGGAAAACCGGAATGGATCTTATCAATACACATTGCCTGTTACCATTGGCCAAGTCGAGGTGCGTAATGCTGCTATTATTGTCATATCAGATGACACCAGCTTTAGAATTCCCTTTGGTATAAAAGCCAGACCTTTTTCTGAATCAGGAACAGTTCCTCCTGCAGGATATGACTTGCATATGTGGCTTCATCCGCATGTAAAGGATCTAATACCAGGGTTAAAGGTGGATTCCAGGATAGATATTCATTCGGTTTTAGATCTTACCATGCACGAGACGGGCATGCGTCTCAATCTTGCAGACCTGAATATTGAATATGATGGATACCGGATACAAAATTCTCCCGGCAATATACCTTTAACCATAGACATTACGAAGAAACGTGACGCTGTTCATGTTGCTTTTTCCCGCTTCTGCATACTTTCTCCTTTCCCCCTTGAATTCTTTATGGAACCTGATACCGATTTTCATATCCGGTTTACTCAGGAAGGGATGGATGTCCAGGGTGAAATTTTCGTTCATTTTAATAAGGAATTGCTGGATAATTCATTCTATGAAGGATTGCAGTTACAGGATTCACGTGCTTATCCATTACGGTTGAAAGGCGAAATGAAAGGAGATGACTGGCAATTTTCTTTACATATGCCCCGTACAAACATGCCGTTGCAATTTCATGGGCTGGAAGAAACATTCAGTTTTTACCCCCGTATGATTTCAGTACGGGGAAAGGGAACTGCATCGGAGGCAAAGGTAGATTTTGCACTGAGAATATCTGATGTTACCTATAATACGGATGAATATCATACCGGCATTAAGGATTTCAGGATACACGGGAATTCTTCAATAAACAGCTCACAGTATCCAATAACCAAAGCATTTATACAATTGGCTGATGCCGAATTTAAAACGGAAAGTTTATATGCAGGAAAAATAGATGCCATCGTGCCTTTTCAGTGGCCAATTTCTCAGGAGATAGTGGAAACTGAATACAGATTAGAAAAAAAAAGATACTGTACTATTCATACCATAAGATATTATGATATGTATGCAGGAACGATTTCTTCCGTACCTTATCAGGATGGCATGGGTTTTCGTTTGATTGGACATTACCGGGGTCTTCTTCCTGATTTTACCATTGATTTCACAGCAAAGGCGGGAATAAGCAAGAAAGGTGATTTTATAACGGAGGTTGATTTTACCTCCTCGGAGCTCAGGAGGGCCATAAGATTTGATTTGGGAAGATTTTCAGATCAGTTAGCCGGCATGTTTTTTGATGGCAATCTTGGTATCAACGGAAACTATACATTGACTGGCAGTACAACAACAAGCAGTGCCTCTCTTACCATTCATAATTCCAGGATTGATGTTCCGGAGAATAATATGACGCTGGCAGGCATTAATTTGTATCTTACGATAAAAGATTTGTGGGATTTCCGGAGTGCCCCTGACCAGGTTTTAAGATTTAAGCGGTTTACCTGGGGTGATATAGAAATAAATGAAGGAGAGGTGGAATTTGAGTTTGATTCATCATCTTTGTTTCTGAGGAAGAGTAGCTTTTCCTGGTGCGGGGGACATGTGCATACGCATGGTTTACAGATAAAGTCGGGGAAGAGCGAAATGGATATTATTCTCATGTGTGATCGCCTCGTACTTGCACAACTCTTAAGGCAGTTTAATCTGGCATATGCAGAGGGAGAAGGTGCTGTGAATGGGCGTATTCCAATTCGTTATCAGGATGGAAAAATACTAATACAAGATGGTTTCCTTTATTCTACCCCCGGCAAGGGAGGTACGATTCGTTTTTATGAGAAGGTACTCTCTCCGGGGGCATTGATTGCTCAGCAGAGTATTCAAATACAAATTGCCCAGGAAGCCCTGAAAAATTTTAATTATGACTGGGCAAGACTTTCTTTGCAAAGCCAGAATGAAGATTTACTAATCCTGATGGTAATAGATGGAAGACCCGCTGGTTTATTGCCCTTTGGATTTAGAAAGGACAGAGGACTGTATAAGACAGAAGGCATTCCAAGGGCTAATTTTCAGGGAATACGTTTCAATATAAATTTCAGGCTGCCGCTCGATGCGATACTCTATTACGGCACTGGATTAAGTGAATTCTTTTATTGA
- a CDS encoding helicase-related protein translates to MEIIDNINQLLGDNLKNAIRPESKLKIAASCFSIYAYESLKTEFQQIDSLQFLFTSPTFVANQVSDKLKKEKREFYIPKIQRESSLYGTEFEIRLKNELTQKAIAKECAGWIRQKAKFKSNRADSPMQQFACVENESALTTYLPLHGFTAVDLGYQKGNAISNFINKIDDAKHSRMYLNLFEQIWQDHEKVEDITEKICEHIESVYNDNPPEYIYFVILYNIFTEFLEDISEDVLPNDLTGYQDSLIWKKLFNFQRDAAIGIINKLESYNGCILADSVGLGKTFTALAVIKYYELRNKSVLILCPKRMTDNWFNYNQNLVTNIFAKDRFNYTVLCHTDLQRDKGYSLGIPLDRINWGNFDLVVIDESHNFRNNEVYKDRETRYQKLMNRVIKTGVRTKVLMLSATPVNNRFNDLKNQLALSYEGDPANLNKKLRTEKDINEIFRKAQGVFNTWSKLPPEERTPSAILNALDFDFFELLDSVTIARSRKHIQKFYDTKDIGPFPNRKKPLSFHCPLTNRTDVIHFNDIFNQLITLKMAIYAPFRYILASRLSKYEEMYDTKVKGGFSRLKQSDRERSLQALMTVNLLKRLESSVEAFRLTLQSLQNNLERTLEKIGRFKKTGVSDSFDDITAALENAETDVDDLPDFEDATIGGKVQINLADMDLESWEFDLRADLDIMQHLLVEMRKITPSEDAKLQCLKELIHSKLKEPINPGNRKILIFTAFADTANYLYENLGCYLHDTYNIHTAKVTGSDGCKTTLKRKYDFHSILVLFSPISNEKAVILPMVPDEVDILIGTDCISEGQNLQDCDYMVNYDIHWNPVRIIQRFGRIDRIGSKNTHIQLVNFWPDISLDDYINLKERVENRMVIADVTATGDDNMLSAEANDLAFRKEQLQRLQDEVIDLDDVKTGVSITDLGLNDFRMDLVRYVKENGSFENTPKGMHAVIDAQPDTGLLPGVIFVLRNTDSSVNLNRQNRLHPYYLVYIDNNGNVLINHLEVKKILDLLRSACKNRPEPMKSLYQAFNRETQDGRKMDTYSRLLKQGIHSIIDVNEQKDIESLFSGGGTSALLNTISGLDNFELIAFLVIREEG, encoded by the coding sequence ATGGAAATTATAGACAACATAAATCAGTTGTTAGGAGACAACCTAAAAAACGCAATCAGGCCCGAATCAAAATTAAAGATTGCCGCTTCCTGTTTTTCAATTTATGCATACGAATCATTAAAGACAGAATTCCAGCAGATTGATTCTCTCCAATTCCTTTTTACATCCCCCACGTTTGTAGCCAACCAGGTTTCAGATAAGCTCAAGAAAGAAAAACGGGAATTCTATATCCCGAAGATTCAGCGTGAGAGCAGTCTCTATGGAACAGAATTTGAAATCCGTCTTAAAAATGAACTCACACAAAAAGCGATTGCCAAGGAGTGTGCCGGGTGGATCCGCCAAAAAGCAAAATTTAAATCAAACCGTGCTGACTCTCCTATGCAGCAATTCGCCTGTGTAGAAAATGAATCGGCATTGACCACCTACCTTCCTTTACATGGTTTTACAGCGGTTGATTTAGGTTATCAAAAGGGAAACGCAATTTCGAATTTTATTAACAAGATCGATGACGCTAAACATTCCAGAATGTATCTCAACCTCTTTGAGCAAATATGGCAGGATCATGAAAAAGTAGAGGATATTACTGAAAAGATCTGCGAGCATATTGAATCCGTCTATAACGACAACCCACCGGAATACATCTATTTTGTGATTTTATATAATATTTTCACTGAATTCCTTGAAGATATTTCAGAGGATGTATTGCCCAATGATTTGACCGGATATCAGGACAGTCTGATCTGGAAGAAGCTGTTTAATTTTCAAAGAGATGCGGCTATTGGTATTATCAATAAGCTGGAAAGTTATAATGGGTGTATCCTCGCTGACAGTGTGGGACTGGGCAAGACGTTTACTGCCCTGGCAGTTATTAAATATTATGAACTCAGAAATAAATCCGTTCTGATATTGTGTCCCAAGAGAATGACTGACAACTGGTTTAACTACAATCAAAACCTGGTTACCAACATATTCGCTAAAGACCGTTTCAATTATACCGTACTGTGCCATACGGACTTACAGCGCGATAAAGGCTACTCGCTGGGTATACCTTTAGACCGGATCAACTGGGGTAATTTTGATCTCGTCGTAATCGATGAATCACACAATTTCCGTAATAACGAGGTTTACAAGGACAGGGAAACCCGTTATCAGAAGTTAATGAATCGTGTAATTAAGACGGGTGTCAGAACCAAGGTGCTGATGCTCTCAGCAACACCGGTTAATAACCGTTTCAACGATCTGAAAAATCAACTGGCATTGTCTTATGAAGGTGATCCTGCCAATCTTAATAAAAAGCTACGAACAGAAAAGGATATTAACGAGATTTTTCGAAAAGCACAGGGAGTCTTTAATACCTGGTCAAAATTGCCACCCGAGGAGCGAACTCCATCGGCAATCCTGAATGCGCTGGATTTTGATTTTTTTGAGCTGCTTGACAGTGTGACCATTGCCCGCTCCCGTAAACACATTCAGAAATTTTATGACACGAAGGATATTGGCCCTTTTCCTAACCGTAAAAAACCTCTGTCTTTTCACTGTCCCCTTACTAACAGGACAGATGTTATCCATTTCAATGATATCTTTAATCAATTGATTACATTAAAAATGGCGATATATGCCCCATTCCGGTATATTCTCGCAAGCCGCCTTTCGAAATATGAAGAGATGTACGACACAAAGGTAAAGGGTGGCTTTTCGCGACTGAAACAGAGTGATAGGGAAAGGAGTTTGCAGGCTCTCATGACGGTTAATCTCCTGAAGCGTCTTGAAAGTTCAGTAGAGGCATTCCGTCTGACACTGCAATCCTTGCAAAACAATCTTGAAAGGACACTGGAAAAGATTGGCCGGTTCAAAAAAACAGGTGTTTCTGACAGCTTTGATGATATTACCGCCGCACTTGAAAATGCGGAGACAGATGTGGACGATTTGCCGGATTTTGAAGATGCCACTATCGGTGGCAAGGTACAAATCAATCTTGCAGATATGGATCTGGAGTCATGGGAGTTCGACCTGCGTGCTGACCTTGATATTATGCAGCACCTTCTTGTTGAAATGCGCAAGATAACCCCTTCCGAAGACGCAAAGCTGCAATGCCTTAAAGAATTAATTCACAGCAAATTAAAAGAGCCCATTAATCCGGGAAACCGCAAAATTTTAATTTTTACTGCCTTTGCAGATACTGCCAATTACCTCTATGAAAATCTCGGATGTTATTTGCATGACACCTATAATATCCACACTGCTAAAGTAACCGGCAGCGATGGTTGTAAGACCACCCTGAAGCGCAAATATGACTTTCATTCTATTCTCGTTCTCTTCTCACCAATCTCCAATGAAAAGGCAGTCATTTTACCAATGGTACCGGATGAGGTCGACATCCTGATCGGCACTGATTGTATTTCCGAAGGGCAGAACCTTCAGGATTGCGATTATATGGTAAACTATGACATCCACTGGAATCCCGTCCGCATTATTCAACGCTTTGGTCGTATAGACCGCATTGGTTCAAAAAACACCCACATCCAACTCGTAAATTTCTGGCCTGATATTTCACTTGATGATTACATTAACCTCAAAGAACGCGTTGAAAACCGGATGGTCATAGCTGATGTTACCGCAACAGGTGATGATAACATGCTCAGTGCTGAAGCCAATGACCTTGCCTTTCGCAAGGAACAATTGCAACGGTTACAGGATGAAGTGATAGATCTTGATGATGTAAAGACCGGGGTTTCTATTACCGACCTGGGGCTGAATGATTTCCGTATGGACCTGGTCCGTTATGTGAAGGAAAACGGCAGTTTTGAAAATACCCCCAAAGGCATGCATGCGGTTATTGACGCCCAGCCGGATACAGGCCTGCTCCCCGGTGTAATCTTTGTCTTACGCAATACCGACAGCAGTGTGAATCTAAACCGGCAAAACAGACTGCATCCCTATTATCTTGTTTATATCGATAATAATGGAAATGTCCTGATAAATCATTTAGAAGTCAAAAAAATACTTGACCTTCTTCGCTCTGCCTGTAAAAATCGTCCCGAACCAATGAAATCGCTCTATCAGGCATTCAACCGGGAAACACAGGACGGACGCAAAATGGATACCTATTCCCGTCTGTTGAAACAGGGGATCCATTCTATAATTGATGTTAATGAACAGAAAGATATTGAAAGCCTTTTTTCCGGTGGCGGGACTTCTGCCCTGCTCAATACAATCAGCGGGTTGGATAATTTTGAATTGATCGCCTTTCTGGTGATCCGGGAAGAGGGATAA
- a CDS encoding DUF4391 domain-containing protein, with the protein MFAYPKQAEFNRILPKDIIYKNAKPSSAVKKRFVTEVSEIVWQYKLSKDTINLPPKDGIMEIQVFKITLKVPEPGRDVLKVIDKAVPYPIFYCLRFEDRVNYVTAHKRISSSKVDKCIIVDYFETGWADATRPEIPLPVALDLKSLYEQMMVFYIGLQIRANESLEELVERSQKIRKKERELQTLESKMAKEKQFKKKVDINVQMRSINGELAALKEE; encoded by the coding sequence ATGTTTGCATATCCGAAACAGGCTGAATTTAACCGCATACTGCCCAAAGATATAATCTATAAAAATGCAAAACCATCAAGCGCAGTAAAGAAACGCTTTGTTACAGAAGTCAGCGAGATTGTATGGCAGTACAAATTATCAAAAGATACGATTAACCTGCCACCTAAAGATGGAATAATGGAGATTCAGGTGTTTAAAATAACACTTAAAGTCCCGGAACCTGGCAGGGATGTCCTGAAGGTTATTGATAAGGCCGTTCCCTACCCAATATTCTATTGTCTCAGATTTGAAGACCGGGTTAACTATGTAACAGCTCATAAGCGCATAAGCAGCAGTAAAGTGGATAAATGCATAATTGTGGATTATTTTGAGACAGGCTGGGCTGATGCAACTCGACCGGAAATACCGCTTCCCGTGGCGCTTGATTTGAAATCCCTGTACGAACAGATGATGGTCTTTTACATTGGCCTGCAGATTCGTGCCAATGAGTCATTGGAAGAACTGGTGGAACGCTCCCAAAAAATTCGCAAAAAGGAACGGGAGCTTCAAACACTTGAATCAAAGATGGCAAAAGAGAAACAGTTTAAGAAAAAAGTGGATATCAACGTACAGATGCGTAGCATTAATGGCGAACTTGCAGCATTAAAGGAAGAATAA
- a CDS encoding site-specific DNA-methyltransferase, with protein sequence MDKLKMQSPNLVDDNIDKIAKIFPNCITEARDEKGNVRRVVDFDLLRQELSHNLVEGPQERYTLNWPGKSEAILAANAPIAKTLRPCEEESVNFDTTQNLFIEGDNLDVLKLLQETYLNKIKMIYIDPPYNTGNDFIYEDDFAEDTESFLKRSNQKDEEGNRLIANTNANGRFHSNWLSMMYPRLKLARNLLREDGFIFISIDDNELANLKKLCDEIFGASNFIANFLWKKKSTTSNVKDAEVSSQIDYQLCYKKTQSAKLKQRIYSKENRNYPNYDSEGNFRTAVIEKKDSGAYKRDTMKFLIIGHPPREGKRWQIGENTARELELKNRFIWDGEKVVLKIYDFEDNDTYSAQPNLLESYGTSDGAAQLTNIELFGTPELFDNPKPIELIKHLSSISINKNEIILDFFSGSCSTAHAVMQLNAEDGGNRKFIMVQLPEASDEKFEAFKAGYKTIAEIGKERIRRAGKKIKEQLTTGTTEHTENKENKENKENTDSKVSTESTKKPGREKEDLFNSSSVSSVCSVVKNLDIGFRVFKVDSSNMKDVYYTPDEVKQGQLPLLSENIKEDRRPEDLLFQVFLDWGIELTLPVAKETIKGKTVFFVDNNVLAACFDTGITEEFVKILAKRKPLRAVFRDSSYGSDNVKINVEQIFKLMSPHTEVKTI encoded by the coding sequence ATGGACAAACTGAAAATGCAGAGCCCCAATCTGGTGGACGATAATATCGACAAGATAGCGAAAATCTTTCCCAATTGTATCACAGAAGCACGTGATGAAAAGGGTAACGTCCGGCGGGTAGTAGATTTTGATCTCCTGCGGCAGGAGCTCTCTCATAATTTGGTGGAGGGCCCTCAGGAACGTTATACACTCAACTGGCCGGGGAAGAGCGAGGCAATCCTTGCAGCAAATGCGCCCATTGCCAAGACCCTTCGTCCTTGTGAGGAAGAGAGTGTTAATTTTGATACTACACAAAATCTTTTTATTGAAGGCGATAACCTGGATGTACTCAAGCTCCTGCAAGAGACCTATCTGAATAAGATCAAGATGATCTACATTGATCCGCCGTATAATACGGGAAATGACTTTATTTATGAAGATGATTTTGCCGAAGACACCGAATCATTTCTGAAACGTTCCAACCAGAAGGATGAAGAGGGTAATCGTTTGATAGCCAATACAAATGCCAATGGGCGTTTTCATTCTAATTGGTTGAGTATGATGTATCCACGCCTAAAGCTCGCACGTAATTTATTAAGGGAAGACGGATTTATTTTTATATCGATTGACGATAATGAATTAGCAAATTTGAAGAAACTCTGCGATGAAATATTTGGGGCTAGTAATTTTATTGCTAATTTTCTGTGGAAGAAAAAATCAACCACATCTAATGTTAAAGATGCGGAAGTAAGTTCACAAATTGACTATCAACTTTGTTATAAAAAAACACAATCAGCAAAGTTAAAACAAAGAATATATTCAAAAGAAAATAGAAATTATCCAAATTATGATAGTGAAGGAAATTTCAGGACTGCTGTTATTGAAAAGAAAGATTCTGGGGCTTACAAACGAGATACAATGAAATTCTTAATAATAGGGCATCCACCAAGAGAAGGTAAACGTTGGCAAATCGGTGAAAATACCGCTCGTGAACTAGAATTAAAAAATAGATTTATTTGGGATGGGGAAAAGGTAGTTCTCAAAATTTATGATTTTGAAGATAATGATACTTACTCTGCACAGCCTAACCTATTAGAAAGTTATGGTACTAGTGATGGTGCTGCCCAGTTAACAAATATTGAATTATTCGGCACTCCAGAATTGTTTGATAACCCGAAACCTATTGAATTAATTAAACATCTATCCTCCATTTCTATTAATAAAAATGAAATAATTCTAGATTTCTTTTCGGGCTCTTGTAGTACTGCTCACGCTGTTATGCAGCTCAACGCCGAAGATGGCGGCAACCGAAAATTCATCATGGTGCAGTTACCAGAAGCTTCTGATGAAAAATTTGAAGCATTCAAGGCCGGCTATAAAACAATCGCCGAAATTGGCAAAGAGCGCATCCGCCGGGCGGGGAAGAAGATAAAAGAGCAATTAACCACGGGAACCACGGAACACACGGAAAATAAGGAAAATAAGGAAAATAAGGAAAATACAGATAGTAAGGTAAGTACGGAAAGCACGAAAAAGCCCGGGAGGGAGAAAGAGGATTTATTTAATTCTTCTTCCGTGTCTTCCGTGTGTTCCGTGGTTAAAAATCTGGACATCGGTTTCCGTGTATTTAAGGTAGACAGCTCAAATATGAAGGATGTCTATTATACACCGGATGAGGTTAAACAAGGTCAACTGCCGTTGTTATCGGAAAATATCAAAGAAGACCGCAGGCCGGAAGACCTGTTGTTCCAGGTGTTTCTTGACTGGGGCATTGAACTTACCCTGCCGGTGGCGAAAGAAACAATTAAAGGGAAAACCGTGTTCTTTGTGGACAATAACGTGCTGGCGGCCTGCTTTGATACCGGTATAACCGAAGAGTTTGTAAAAATCCTGGCAAAACGCAAACCCCTGCGTGCAGTATTCCGCGATAGCTCATACGGCAGCGACAACGTAAAGATCAATGTAGAACAAATCTTTAAACTCATGAGCCCGCATACAGAGGTAAAGACCATATGA
- a CDS encoding PDDEXK nuclease domain-containing protein translates to MSNYEPQMNTDKHGFGFEKLVVLFAQTQNELQKQAARSVDIALVIRNWLFGWYIVEFENGGAERAELYGKKLLQRLSAELKQAGLKGVSLTNLKQFRMFYETYKEIGQAVPDQSSIDTINWEKITQTMSAQSLNADTQKIRQAAPDQSQETRAYLQEIMAKLSARFVLGWTHYVTLLTVKNSEERRFYEIEAAENGWGYRELERQITSALYDRLALSRDKEELKRLSTHGQLIEKPADVIKNPYILEFTGLEERKAFSEHDLETALIDKIEHFLLELGKGFLFESRQKRFSFENRHFYVDLVFYNRLLRCYTIIDLKIGDLKHQDLGQMQMYVNYFDRFVKLDEENPTVGILLCLSKNDELVELTLPKDSNIYASEYQLYLPSKEELKKQLEEAQREWEVRRDMEIPDTD, encoded by the coding sequence ATGAGCAACTATGAACCACAGATGAACACAGATAAACACGGATTTGGATTCGAAAAACTGGTTGTGTTGTTTGCGCAGACGCAGAATGAGTTGCAGAAACAGGCGGCCCGTTCGGTTGATATTGCTTTAGTAATTCGGAACTGGCTGTTTGGCTGGTATATCGTGGAGTTTGAAAATGGCGGTGCAGAGCGGGCGGAACTGTATGGCAAGAAACTTCTTCAACGCCTTTCTGCGGAGCTCAAACAGGCTGGTCTGAAAGGTGTTTCACTAACTAATTTGAAGCAGTTCAGGATGTTTTACGAAACCTACAAAGAGATTGGTCAGGCAGTGCCGGACCAATCTTCTATTGATACAATCAACTGGGAAAAAATTACGCAAACTATGTCTGCGCAATCCCTTAATGCCGACACCCAAAAGATTCGGCAGGCAGCGCCTGACCAATCTCAAGAAACAAGAGCATACCTGCAGGAAATCATGGCAAAACTGTCAGCTCGCTTTGTGCTTGGCTGGACGCATTATGTCACGCTTCTCACGGTTAAAAATAGTGAAGAAAGGCGGTTTTATGAAATTGAAGCCGCAGAAAACGGATGGGGATATCGTGAACTGGAACGCCAGATTACCTCGGCTCTTTATGACCGGCTTGCTTTGAGCCGTGACAAAGAGGAGCTGAAAAGATTATCCACACATGGACAACTCATCGAAAAACCTGCTGATGTGATCAAAAATCCTTACATTTTAGAGTTCACGGGATTGGAAGAACGCAAAGCATTCAGCGAGCATGATCTGGAAACAGCTCTTATCGACAAAATAGAGCATTTTCTCCTGGAATTGGGTAAGGGGTTCTTGTTTGAATCCCGCCAAAAACGCTTCTCCTTCGAGAATCGCCATTTTTATGTAGATCTGGTTTTTTACAACCGACTTCTGCGCTGTTACACCATAATCGACCTTAAAATTGGTGACTTAAAACATCAGGATTTGGGTCAAATGCAAATGTATGTGAATTATTTCGATCGGTTTGTAAAGCTCGATGAGGAAAATCCAACGGTCGGCATTCTACTTTGTCTCAGCAAAAATGATGAACTGGTTGAATTGACACTTCCGAAAGATTCCAATATCTACGCATCGGAATATCAACTTTACCTGCCTTCCAAAGAAGAACTGAAAAAACAACTGGAAGAGGCTCAACGGGAATGGGAAGTGCGCCGTGATATGGAAATACCTGACACCGATTAA
- a CDS encoding GxxExxY protein, producing the protein MGKILLEEETYAIRGAVFGVYREMGCGFLEAVYQECMEKELQSRNIPFVAQQELQLLFKGETLKQTYKPDLICFGKIIVEIKAVKEICDEHRAQLHNYLMTTGLNVGLLVNFGHYPKATIERIVK; encoded by the coding sequence ATGGGAAAAATACTGTTAGAAGAAGAGACATATGCTATCCGGGGAGCGGTATTTGGTGTGTACCGTGAGATGGGATGCGGTTTTCTGGAGGCCGTGTATCAGGAATGCATGGAAAAAGAACTCCAAAGTCGGAATATTCCATTTGTTGCACAGCAGGAGTTGCAGTTGCTATTTAAAGGCGAAACACTGAAACAAACATACAAGCCGGACTTAATTTGTTTTGGAAAAATCATTGTTGAAATAAAGGCAGTTAAGGAAATCTGCGATGAACACCGTGCTCAATTGCACAACTATCTCATGACAACGGGATTAAATGTTGGTTTACTGGTCAACTTCGGACACTATCCAAAGGCAACCATAGAAAGAATTGTAAAATAA